The following proteins are encoded in a genomic region of Mycobacterium kiyosense:
- the fadD14 gene encoding long-chain-fatty-acid--CoA ligase yields MYSTMQDFPLTITAIMRHGCGVHGLREVVTATEDGYRSTTYREVGQQAARLANALRRLGITGDQRVATFMWNNTEHLTTYLAVPSMGAVLHTLNIRLFAEQLVYVANEAEDQVVLVDLSLARLLAPVLGEFDTVHTVIAVGDGDTAALAESGKTVVRYADVLDGESTEFEWPDIDEKSAAAMCYTSGTTGHPKGVVYSHRSSFLHTMAACSTNGIGVGSSDRVLPIVPMFHANAWGLPYAALAAGADLVLPDRHLDAPSLIDMVEKLRPTLAGAVPTIWNDVMHHLEKDPGHDMSSLRMVACGGSAVPESLMRTFEDKHNVQIRQLWGMTETSPLASMAWPPPGSPDDQHWAYRVTQGQPVFGVEARIVDDDGAVLPKDGVAVGELEVRGPWITGSYYLGQDESKFDSGWLRTGDVGRIDERGFITLTDRAKDVIKSGGEWISSVELENCLIAHPDVKEAAVVAVPDERWQERPLAVVVAREGTEVDAHGLRKFLADKVVRWWLPERWAFVDEIPRTSVGKYDKKTIRARYADGEYDVAEAHD; encoded by the coding sequence ATGTACAGCACAATGCAGGACTTCCCGCTGACCATCACCGCGATCATGCGGCACGGCTGCGGCGTACACGGCCTGCGGGAGGTCGTCACCGCAACCGAGGACGGCTACCGCAGCACCACGTATCGCGAAGTGGGCCAACAGGCCGCGCGGCTGGCCAACGCGTTGCGCCGCCTCGGCATCACCGGCGACCAGCGGGTCGCCACGTTCATGTGGAACAACACCGAACACCTCACCACCTACCTCGCGGTGCCCTCGATGGGCGCGGTGCTGCACACGCTGAACATCCGGCTGTTCGCCGAACAACTCGTCTACGTGGCCAACGAGGCCGAAGATCAGGTGGTGCTGGTCGACCTGTCGCTGGCCCGGCTGCTGGCGCCGGTACTCGGCGAATTCGACACCGTGCACACCGTCATCGCGGTCGGTGACGGCGACACCGCGGCATTGGCGGAATCCGGCAAGACGGTGGTCCGCTACGCCGACGTGCTCGACGGCGAGTCGACCGAATTCGAGTGGCCGGACATCGACGAGAAATCCGCTGCCGCCATGTGCTACACCAGCGGCACCACCGGCCACCCCAAAGGCGTTGTCTACAGCCACCGTTCGAGCTTCCTGCACACCATGGCGGCGTGCAGCACCAACGGCATCGGCGTCGGGTCCAGCGACCGCGTGCTGCCGATCGTCCCGATGTTCCACGCCAACGCGTGGGGGCTGCCGTACGCCGCGCTGGCCGCCGGCGCCGACCTGGTGCTGCCCGACCGCCACCTCGACGCGCCCTCGCTGATCGACATGGTGGAGAAGCTGCGACCCACCCTGGCCGGCGCGGTACCGACCATCTGGAACGACGTCATGCACCACCTCGAGAAAGACCCCGGCCACGACATGTCCTCGCTGCGCATGGTCGCCTGCGGTGGTTCGGCGGTTCCGGAGTCGTTGATGCGCACCTTCGAGGACAAGCACAACGTCCAGATCCGGCAGTTGTGGGGCATGACCGAGACGTCGCCGCTGGCGTCCATGGCGTGGCCGCCGCCGGGAAGCCCGGACGACCAGCACTGGGCTTACCGGGTCACGCAGGGCCAGCCGGTGTTCGGGGTGGAAGCCCGCATCGTCGACGACGACGGCGCGGTACTGCCCAAAGACGGTGTGGCAGTTGGTGAATTGGAGGTCCGCGGGCCGTGGATCACCGGCTCGTACTACCTGGGGCAGGACGAGTCCAAGTTCGACTCCGGGTGGCTACGCACCGGCGACGTCGGTCGCATCGACGAGCGGGGCTTCATCACCCTGACCGACCGCGCCAAGGACGTGATCAAATCCGGCGGCGAATGGATCTCCTCCGTCGAGCTGGAGAACTGCCTGATCGCGCACCCCGACGTCAAGGAGGCCGCCGTGGTCGCGGTTCCCGACGAGCGCTGGCAAGAACGGCCGTTGGCCGTCGTCGTCGCCCGCGAAGGGACCGAGGTCGACGCGCATGGCCTGCGAAAGTTTCTGGCCGACAAGGTCGTTCGATGGTGGCTGCCGGAACGGTGGGCGTTCGTCGACGAGATCCCGCGCACCAGCGTCGGCAAATACGACAAGAAGACGATCCGGGCGCGGTACGCCGACGGTGAATACGACGTCGCCGAAGCGCACGACTAG
- a CDS encoding carboxymethylenebutenolidase: protein MSDISPDAIRAETVTITGHGGDEIEAYRAMPLAGGPRGGIVWIHHMPGYDRETKEFVRRLAVSGFHTIAPNLYSREAPGAAPDDAAAAARAAGGVPDDRLVGDVAGAVEHLRELPGANGKFGVIGHCSGGRHAFLAACSLPLHAAVDCYGAFIVEDAPEGMPKTMKPILGLAANLSAPLLGLFGAQDRFPAPDGVAALDAELTRLGKPHEFHTYEGAGHSFFSVDRPAYRPEAAVDGWRRIDEFFATHLKG from the coding sequence GTGAGCGACATCAGCCCCGACGCCATCCGCGCCGAAACCGTCACCATCACCGGGCACGGCGGCGACGAGATCGAAGCCTACCGCGCCATGCCGCTGGCCGGCGGACCACGCGGCGGCATCGTCTGGATCCACCACATGCCCGGATATGACCGGGAGACAAAAGAATTCGTTCGCAGGCTGGCGGTCAGCGGGTTCCACACCATAGCGCCGAACCTGTATTCGCGCGAAGCTCCCGGTGCCGCGCCCGACGACGCGGCCGCGGCCGCCCGAGCGGCCGGCGGCGTGCCCGACGACCGGTTGGTCGGCGACGTTGCCGGCGCCGTCGAACATCTGCGTGAATTGCCGGGCGCCAACGGCAAATTCGGTGTCATCGGGCACTGCTCGGGTGGCCGGCACGCCTTTCTCGCGGCCTGTTCGCTGCCGCTGCACGCCGCGGTGGACTGTTACGGCGCCTTCATCGTGGAGGACGCACCGGAGGGCATGCCCAAGACGATGAAACCCATTCTCGGGCTGGCCGCCAACCTGAGTGCCCCGCTGCTCGGCCTGTTCGGCGCGCAGGACCGTTTCCCGGCGCCCGACGGGGTGGCCGCGCTGGACGCCGAGCTGACGCGGCTGGGCAAGCCGCACGAATTCCACACCTATGAGGGGGCCGGCCACAGTTTCTTCTCCGTCGACCGTCCGGCCTACCGCCCGGAGGCCGCGGTCGACGGTTGGCGCCGCATCGACGAATTCTTCGCCACCCACCTGAAAGGCTAG
- the lpqV gene encoding putative lipoprotein LpqV, translated as MVSGCALTGCSAGGDGGKAPSSSVSTTTATSSLPPGAIGVSPAGVTTRVDAPAESTEEEYFQACHAARVWMDGQGAAGDAAIEPYLAMVQGSASGVAGSWNKRWADLGPARQAGVIVAAQAAARGECG; from the coding sequence GTGGTTAGCGGGTGCGCGTTGACGGGCTGCTCGGCCGGCGGCGACGGCGGCAAGGCACCCTCGTCGTCGGTGTCGACGACGACGGCGACGAGTTCGCTGCCGCCCGGTGCCATCGGGGTCTCCCCCGCCGGTGTGACGACGCGGGTCGACGCTCCGGCGGAGTCGACCGAGGAAGAGTATTTCCAGGCCTGCCATGCCGCCCGGGTGTGGATGGACGGTCAGGGCGCCGCCGGCGACGCCGCGATCGAGCCGTATCTGGCGATGGTTCAGGGGTCCGCATCGGGCGTTGCCGGCAGCTGGAACAAGCGGTGGGCGGATTTGGGTCCGGCGCGGCAGGCGGGAGTGATCGTCGCGGCGCAGGCGGCGGCCCGGGGCGAGTGCGGCTAG
- a CDS encoding putative NTE family protein has protein sequence MAEPTAVHPRRSRVALALGSGGARGYAHIGVIQVLQERGYQVVGIAGSSMGALVGGVSAAGHLDELAEWAQSLTQRTILRLLDPSLTAAGVLRAEKILDAVRDILGPVDIEELSIPFTAVATDLLTGKSVWFQRGPIDEAIRASIAIPGVIAPHEIDGRLLADGGILDPLPMAPIAATNADLTIAVSLNGSEPGATRDAEPGMTAEWLNRMVRSTTALFDISSAKALLDRPTARAVLSRFGATTPELEESESDPENVAGQHHNDDDVEVPEIPKLGGFDVMNRTIDIAQSALARHTLAAYPPDLLIEVPRTTCRSLEFHRAAEVIGTGRDLATRALDAFEDTGQTRQPAIEG, from the coding sequence ATGGCCGAACCGACTGCCGTGCACCCGCGCCGGTCCCGCGTCGCGCTGGCCCTGGGCAGCGGCGGCGCCCGCGGGTACGCGCACATCGGCGTGATCCAGGTGCTGCAGGAACGCGGCTACCAGGTGGTCGGGATCGCCGGCTCGTCGATGGGCGCGCTGGTGGGCGGAGTCAGCGCGGCCGGCCATCTCGACGAGCTCGCCGAGTGGGCCCAGTCCCTGACTCAGCGCACCATTCTGCGGCTGCTGGATCCGTCGTTGACCGCGGCGGGCGTGCTGCGGGCCGAGAAGATCCTGGACGCGGTGCGCGACATTCTCGGGCCGGTCGACATCGAGGAGCTGTCCATACCGTTTACCGCGGTGGCCACCGATCTGCTGACCGGCAAGTCGGTGTGGTTTCAGCGCGGACCCATCGACGAGGCGATTCGCGCGTCCATCGCGATACCCGGGGTGATCGCTCCGCATGAGATCGACGGGCGTCTGTTGGCCGACGGCGGCATCCTGGATCCGCTGCCGATGGCGCCGATCGCCGCCACCAACGCCGACCTGACCATTGCGGTGAGCCTCAACGGCAGCGAACCGGGCGCCACGCGGGACGCCGAACCGGGTATGACGGCCGAGTGGCTGAACCGCATGGTGCGCAGTACCACAGCGCTTTTCGACATCAGCTCGGCCAAGGCCCTGCTGGATCGGCCGACGGCGCGCGCGGTGCTGAGCCGGTTCGGCGCGACCACACCGGAGCTCGAGGAATCCGAATCCGACCCGGAAAACGTTGCTGGACAACACCACAACGACGACGACGTCGAGGTGCCGGAGATTCCCAAGCTCGGCGGTTTCGACGTGATGAACAGAACTATCGACATCGCGCAATCGGCGCTGGCCCGCCACACCCTGGCCGCCTACCCGCCCGACCTGCTCATCGAGGTGCCGCGCACCACCTGCCGCAGCCTGGAGTTCCACCGCGCTGCCGAGGTGATCGGGACCGGCCGCGACCTCGCCACCCGCGCGCTGGATGCGTTCGAGGACACCGGCCAGACCCGCCAGCCGGCGATCGAAGGCTGA
- a CDS encoding class II glutamine amidotransferase has protein sequence MCRLFGLHAGTEVVTATFWLLDAPDSLARQSRQNPDGSGIGVFDEHGRAQLFKEPIAAWRDHDFATEAHRLTGTTFIAHVRYSTTGSRDVLNTHPFLQDGRIFAHNGMIEGLDVLDERLRELGTYDLVLGQTDSERVFALITASIRAHGEVSTGIADAVGWLAANVPIYAVNILLCMGTQMWALRYPDTHQLFMLDRHVDGDPDFDMSTVRIHAQSDTLAERSSVLFATEPMDDDPRWCLLEAGELVHVDTDLHVTRTLVLPDPPRQLLRRDDLAQPVFRAQHALPGTRHPAPRGET, from the coding sequence GTGTGTCGGCTATTCGGCCTGCATGCCGGGACAGAGGTTGTGACAGCAACTTTTTGGCTGCTGGACGCGCCGGACAGCCTGGCCCGGCAGAGCCGGCAGAACCCGGACGGCAGCGGCATCGGCGTCTTCGACGAGCACGGCCGCGCCCAACTGTTCAAAGAGCCGATCGCGGCCTGGCGTGACCACGACTTCGCCACCGAGGCGCACCGACTGACCGGAACCACCTTCATCGCCCATGTCCGGTATTCCACGACCGGCTCCAGAGATGTGCTCAACACCCACCCGTTCCTGCAGGACGGCCGGATCTTCGCGCACAACGGGATGATCGAAGGTCTCGACGTCCTCGACGAACGACTACGCGAATTAGGCACGTACGACCTGGTTTTGGGTCAGACCGATTCCGAGCGGGTGTTCGCACTCATCACCGCAAGCATCCGTGCCCACGGTGAGGTGTCGACCGGTATCGCCGACGCCGTCGGCTGGCTTGCCGCCAACGTGCCGATCTACGCCGTCAATATATTGCTGTGCATGGGAACTCAGATGTGGGCGCTGCGCTACCCGGACACGCATCAGCTGTTCATGCTGGATCGGCACGTGGACGGCGACCCCGATTTCGACATGTCCACGGTGCGGATTCATGCGCAGAGCGACACATTGGCCGAAAGGTCGTCGGTGCTGTTCGCCACCGAGCCGATGGACGACGACCCGCGCTGGTGTCTGCTCGAGGCGGGGGAGTTGGTACACGTCGACACCGATCTGCACGTCACGCGCACCCTGGTGCTGCCCGACCCGCCCCGCCAGCTGCTACGCCGAGATGATCTGGCTCAGCCGGTGTTTCGCGCCCAGCATGCGCTGCCGGGCACGCGGCACCCCGCGCCCCGCGGAGAAACGTAG